The Actinomycetota bacterium genomic interval AGCCCATGTGAACAAGGGTTCCAAACCCTATGGTGCAGTTGTTGGCTGCATCGTTGTAGAGATTCGGACGGAACCCCTCGAACTCTGCGATCAGCTGCGCTCCGGCATCCGAAAGCCTCATAACCTCTGCCCCCCGTGACTAAGAACTACCTCTGCGCTGTGTGCAACTGGCCAATCTACCAGCGAGTCCGGGGTCGGGAAAGAGCGGGGCGAGGCTAACCCAGCGTTTTGCGAAACAGCCAGTAGGGTTGGGCGCCCCGTTTGGCCAGGCCCTGCTCCTTGTGGAACCCGAGGCTCGAAAACAGGGCCTGGGCGCCGGTCATCAGCCCGTTGACGGTGGCGGCAATCGTGTCTGCGCCGTCGGCGGCCGCCCGTTCCAGACAGGCCAGGACCAGCGCCCGGGCGACGCCCTCGTTGCGTGCGTTCGGCGCTACCGCCAGGAGGTCGACGGAAGCCCAGGCGACCGGCAGCGGGGGCAGAGCCCACCCGGGAGGCCGGTAGGCGACCGAGCCCAACAGGCCGCCGTCCCCGCGGACGACGAGAAACGTGGCGGTCTCCGACGCCGGGGAGATCGCGGTCAGGGTCTTCACCATCCCGGGCCAGACCTCGGCACCGAGCTCGTTCGAGAACTCCCGGTAGGCCCACACGTTCAGGTGCGCGATGGCAATGCGGTCCTCGGCGGTGGCTTCTTCGATGACGGGGGCTTCGCTCACGGGAAGCCACCTTACCGCCGGCTACTCCTCGAGGCTGTGGAGGACCGCCCGCTCGATCTCGTTGAGCGTGTAGGTGTCGAGGATCTTGTTGCCGTCCTGTCCCCGGACGTAGAAGGAGTCGACGACCTTGCCGCCCATCGTCTGGACTTTGGCCGACCGGATGTCCAGGTCCAGGTCCGCCAGCGCCCGGGTAATCCGGTAAAGGACGCCGACCCCGTCGGCGGCGTGGACCTCGATGACCGTGGCGGACTGGGAGGTGGAGTTGTCGAACCTGACCGATGCGGGAACCGGACTCCTGGTCATCGGCTTGAGCCGACCGTAGGTGCGGGCCCGTTCGGCCACGCGGGCCTGAAGGGCGAGGCCGCCTCCGAGCGCCAGCTTCAGGTCTTTCAGCACCCTGTCCCACGGCGTGACGTCCCGGCGCGGGTCGGAGACCTGGAACACCGAAAGTGCCCGTTCCTCGTCGCTGGAGTAGGCGTTGGCAATCAGGACGTCGAGCCCGTGAAGCGCCAGCACGCCGGCCACCCGGCTGAAGGTTCCCGGCCGGTCGCCGGTGTAGACGGTCACCACCGAGTCGCCGGCCTCGATGATCTCCTCGTTCGTCGCCAGCTTCTTCAGGTGATCCTCGGTCGGGAAGGCGTCGCTGACGAACGAGTCGGGCGGGGCGCCGTCGATCACCTGGCCCACCCGGCTGACCAGCTCGGCGACCAGCGAGGACTTCCACGGGCTCCACGCCGATGGGCCGGTCGCCAGCGAGTCGGCCTCGGTCAGGGCCCACAGCTGGTGCAGCCGCTCCTTGGTGCCGACGGTGGCGGCCACGGTCTGGAGCGTCCCCGGGTCGTCCAGGTCGCGTCGGGTGGCGGCGTCGGGTAGCAACAGGTGGTACTTGACCATCTGGCCGAAGGACTCGACCTCCTCGGGGCCGAACCCCATCCGGGCGGTCATCGTCTTGATCAGCTCGGCCCCCACCGTGCTGTGGTCGCCCGGGTAGCCCTTTCCGATGTCGTGCAGCACCGCCACCACCATAAGCATGTCGACCCGGTTCACCCGGTCGGTGAGACCGGATGCCTGGGCCGCCGTCTCCAGAAGGTGCCTGTCGACGGTGAACAGGTGGTAGGCGTTGTGCTGCGGGCGGGCCTGGACGGCCTTCCACTCCGGCAGCAGCCGGATCCAGAGACCGCGCTGGTCCAGAGCCTCGATTACCCGGATGGCCGGCGGACCGGACAGGAGAAGGTCCACGAACAGCGTGCGCATCTCGGCGGACCACGGCACCGGAACCGTAGGCGGGTCGGCCACCAGACGCTCCAGCGAGTGCCGCTCGATCACGGTGTCCCGGCCGGCGGCCGCGAGGGCGACCTTCAGGGGGAGAAGAGGGTCGGAGAGGGGGGCGTCCTCGGT includes:
- a CDS encoding [protein-PII] uridylyltransferase — translated: LGEPRGLALVAIGGYGRSELCPGSDIDVMLVHDRISDLRTIADRIWYPVWDQGLKLGQSVSTLKEALSLADEDLDTATALLSARHVAGDASLSAQLAVGAGAQWERRSKRWLTQLADRTEERHAKFGEVAFRLEPDLKEGRGGLRDVHALGWAGASHRVLLEHDTEALAKAYAVILDARVELQRLSGRPNNVLALQEQPAVALALGDKDADSMMGRIAESARLIAWTSDDAWRRIRSNLRGKVSRVASRAQVLGKGIVLKDGEVELTEDAPLSDPLLPLKVALAAAGRDTVIERHSLERLVADPPTVPVPWSAEMRTLFVDLLLSGPPAIRVIEALDQRGLWIRLLPEWKAVQARPQHNAYHLFTVDRHLLETAAQASGLTDRVNRVDMLMVVAVLHDIGKGYPGDHSTVGAELIKTMTARMGFGPEEVESFGQMVKYHLLLPDAATRRDLDDPGTLQTVAATVGTKERLHQLWALTEADSLATGPSAWSPWKSSLVAELVSRVGQVIDGAPPDSFVSDAFPTEDHLKKLATNEEIIEAGDSVVTVYTGDRPGTFSRVAGVLALHGLDVLIANAYSSDEERALSVFQVSDPRRDVTPWDRVLKDLKLALGGGLALQARVAERARTYGRLKPMTRSPVPASVRFDNSTSQSATVIEVHAADGVGVLYRITRALADLDLDIRSAKVQTMGGKVVDSFYVRGQDGNKILDTYTLNEIERAVLHSLEE
- a CDS encoding GNAT family N-acetyltransferase, which translates into the protein MSEAPVIEEATAEDRIAIAHLNVWAYREFSNELGAEVWPGMVKTLTAISPASETATFLVVRGDGGLLGSVAYRPPGWALPPLPVAWASVDLLAVAPNARNEGVARALVLACLERAAADGADTIAATVNGLMTGAQALFSSLGFHKEQGLAKRGAQPYWLFRKTLG